From the genome of Mycobacterium dioxanotrophicus, one region includes:
- a CDS encoding DUF2971 domain-containing protein, with amino-acid sequence MMSAAEGDEPPSTLYHYTDAYGLLGIVQPSPGSWFIKVERPDLYYQRTVQLLASDVRFMNDTEELKFGARLLRERLIAAAADVATPPEFQRVFRDIEGKFDVDHILEWPSTCYACCFCAEGDLLSQWRGYAGGTGGFALGLSRDALENRTKVFDRPSVAELPMPVAPTLKRVVYGEEDGRAAADEAIREIMASEDKSLMTGRDNNHVRRLGLMLLYSRLLPALATIKAEGFKEEREWRLFLSGERQFRVDVRARRRGLVPYKQIAVNLSEQLKGLLHDQVTVAVTRPDWPVWS; translated from the coding sequence ATGATGAGTGCCGCAGAAGGTGACGAGCCGCCATCCACTCTCTATCACTACACCGACGCCTATGGTTTACTCGGCATCGTTCAGCCATCTCCCGGTTCCTGGTTCATAAAGGTCGAGAGGCCAGATCTCTATTACCAGAGGACCGTGCAGCTGCTCGCGTCCGACGTCCGCTTTATGAACGACACCGAGGAATTGAAGTTCGGCGCTCGACTGCTCCGCGAGCGCTTAATCGCTGCCGCTGCCGATGTCGCGACTCCCCCCGAATTTCAGCGCGTCTTCCGTGACATCGAGGGGAAATTCGATGTCGATCACATTCTGGAGTGGCCGTCCACGTGCTATGCGTGTTGCTTCTGCGCGGAGGGCGATCTCTTAAGCCAGTGGCGCGGCTACGCAGGCGGTACCGGCGGATTCGCCCTCGGGCTGAGCCGAGATGCACTTGAGAACCGCACCAAAGTTTTTGACCGACCGTCAGTTGCGGAGCTGCCCATGCCGGTCGCGCCCACGCTGAAGCGCGTTGTGTACGGCGAGGAGGATGGCAGAGCAGCCGCTGACGAAGCTATCCGAGAAATCATGGCCTCAGAAGACAAGTCCCTCATGACCGGTCGGGACAACAATCACGTCCGCAGACTTGGTTTGATGCTCCTGTATTCGAGACTGCTTCCGGCCCTGGCAACCATCAAAGCCGAAGGGTTCAAAGAGGAGCGCGAGTGGCGGCTATTCCTATCGGGCGAGCGGCAATTCCGCGTCGATGTCCGTGCTAGAAGGCGAGGCCTGGTGCCCTACAAACAGATTGCCGTGAATCTTTCTGAACAATTGAAGGGTCTGCTGCACGATCAGGTGACAGTTGCGGTCACGCGGCCTGACTGGCCGGTGTGGTCATGA
- a CDS encoding sulfite exporter TauE/SafE family protein, which produces MILIALAGVGAGAINAVVGSGTLITFPTLVTLGFPPVTATMSNAIGLVAGGVSGTWGYRRELRGQWNRLRWQIPGSLIGAGLGSWLLLHLPEKVFVAVVPVLLVLALVLVVIGPRIQAWARQRAEASGQSADHVSQRRMIALVLGTFAVGVYGGYFTAAQGILLIAVMGALLPESIQRMNAAKNLLSLLVNIVAAVAYTIVAFDRISWTAAGLIAVGSLIGGFLGAHYGRRLSPNALRGVIVVVGLIGLYRLVTI; this is translated from the coding sequence ATGATCTTGATTGCCTTGGCTGGAGTCGGGGCCGGGGCGATCAACGCGGTCGTCGGATCGGGCACGCTGATCACGTTTCCCACGCTGGTGACGCTGGGCTTTCCGCCGGTCACCGCGACGATGTCCAACGCCATCGGCCTCGTCGCCGGTGGCGTGTCCGGCACCTGGGGGTACCGCCGCGAGCTGCGCGGGCAGTGGAACCGGCTGCGATGGCAGATTCCCGGCTCGTTGATCGGCGCCGGCCTGGGCTCGTGGCTGCTGCTGCACCTGCCGGAAAAGGTGTTCGTCGCGGTGGTGCCGGTGCTGTTGGTCCTGGCGCTGGTCCTGGTGGTGATCGGTCCGCGGATTCAAGCGTGGGCCCGTCAGCGTGCTGAGGCGTCGGGTCAGTCCGCTGATCATGTCAGCCAGCGCAGGATGATCGCGCTCGTGCTCGGCACTTTCGCTGTCGGCGTCTACGGCGGATATTTCACTGCGGCACAGGGCATCCTGCTCATCGCGGTGATGGGCGCACTGCTGCCCGAGTCGATCCAGCGGATGAACGCCGCCAAGAACCTGCTGTCGCTGCTGGTGAACATCGTGGCCGCGGTCGCCTACACGATCGTCGCGTTCGACCGGATCAGCTGGACCGCGGCGGGTCTGATCGCAGTGGGTTCTCTCATCGGCGGATTCCTCGGCGCACACTACGGACGCAGGCTGTCGCCCAACGCACTGCGGGGTGTGATCGTGGTGGTGGGGCTGATCGGGCTTTACCGGCTGGTGACCATCTGA
- a CDS encoding DUF732 domain-containing protein — protein sequence MSISPCSAGALVSGIAALVVNLSVAAPARADDTQDQIFFTSLGNRGISCRSLPGCAGNDQLLGLGHALCTDLSTSGDPVLEARSLVANQGFSVEQAAGVVGSAIGAYCPEWVPALHRAAGN from the coding sequence ATGTCCATCTCACCGTGTAGCGCCGGAGCCCTGGTCAGCGGGATCGCCGCCCTGGTCGTCAACCTCAGTGTTGCGGCACCGGCACGCGCCGACGACACGCAGGACCAGATATTTTTTACTTCACTGGGAAACAGGGGAATTAGTTGCCGTTCGCTTCCCGGATGCGCAGGTAACGACCAGCTGCTCGGCCTGGGCCATGCGCTCTGCACCGATCTGTCCACTTCGGGTGACCCAGTGTTAGAGGCCAGGTCTCTGGTCGCGAATCAGGGCTTCAGCGTAGAACAGGCTGCGGGAGTAGTCGGTTCGGCTATCGGCGCGTATTGCCCCGAGTGGGTACCAGCACTTCACCGAGCGGCTGGGAACTAG
- a CDS encoding site-specific integrase, with the protein MKRPGVARQEARYLPATDVARLLDAARGLRYYVAVLVMASTGLRRGEVAGLLWSDVDLDKGELNVRNTLSRVDGELVLTEPKTDRSRRRVPLHAGVVTALRGWRTQQLQERLAAGDHWADTGALFATELGTMVDPRNMLRTVELAAAKAGVENVGAHTMRHSAAVAWLEAGVHIKAAADLLGHSSIAITGDLYGHTSDDAARAAVDELGAALGL; encoded by the coding sequence GTGAAGCGGCCGGGTGTCGCTCGGCAGGAAGCGCGCTACCTCCCGGCCACCGACGTGGCGCGGCTGCTCGATGCTGCACGCGGGTTGCGCTACTACGTGGCGGTGCTGGTGATGGCTTCGACCGGTCTGCGTCGGGGTGAGGTCGCGGGCCTGCTGTGGTCCGACGTGGACCTCGACAAGGGTGAGCTGAACGTGCGCAACACCCTGTCGCGGGTGGACGGCGAGCTGGTGCTGACCGAACCGAAGACGGACCGGTCGCGGCGTCGGGTGCCATTGCACGCCGGGGTGGTGACCGCGCTGCGGGGGTGGCGTACGCAGCAGCTACAGGAACGCCTCGCGGCCGGGGATCATTGGGCGGATACCGGGGCGTTGTTCGCCACCGAGTTGGGCACGATGGTGGACCCGCGCAACATGCTGCGCACGGTAGAGCTGGCAGCGGCTAAGGCGGGCGTCGAGAACGTGGGGGCGCACACCATGCGCCACAGTGCGGCGGTGGCGTGGCTGGAGGCGGGTGTGCACATCAAAGCGGCTGCCGACCTGCTTGGGCACTCCTCCATTGCCATCACCGGGGACCTGTACGGGCACACGTCCGACGACGCCGCGCGGGCCGCCGTTGACGAGCTCGGCGCAGCGCTCGGGCTCTGA
- a CDS encoding phage tail tape measure protein — protein sequence MQHRAAAPRRWPGGSALPAERHPAASPSPPFSGISDKAGTTALAVGGIGLAALGVTKQLYDMGENWDRIGDTISGRTGKVGEDLTQITDSIRRVARDSSVDIEKIAEVGGELAKTLKLIGQPLDDMTRRVSDLDALTGENLNIDNLTKLFHGFNIEAGDQAKVLDSLYDTYTNTEFTINELVSTLAVAGPKLRGFHLDLGESAVLLNSLAEAGVNSDTALKSLGIALGNLSKPAQGKSALADFLKDEQGRTIEQRFADVVRRIHDLAAAGDELGANDLGKSVFGRSWTDIGEPIKGDKLDVDHLNESVEHTGHTIAATKAATDDAAQGFQNLKNTIQVDLAPAANVVFQDINNLIQQYVVRPIKEATDLINGLKNAWNDKNPIVPTLPPVTDHPLTPPPIGFTAGHWSGGEISGAGPKGQDSVPIWAAPGEHMFTADDVDAMGGQANVYAFRAALHRATGGAVDPVGMGDPCWRALQFAQSISGSPYGPAAGPTVWDCSGFMSDLYAILTGKPYQGSERYFTTEADFEALGFVKGYDPNSPFKSACPRPSMAASVTWPVRCWATTSNPAAGTGGRWSARGQLARWIRSSSSTTICPETSTTWPP from the coding sequence GTGCAGCATCGAGCAGCCGCGCCACGTCGGTGGCCGGGAGGTAGCGCGCTTCCTGCCGAGCGACACCCGGCCGCTTCACCTTCGCCGCCTTTTTCCGGCATCAGTGACAAGGCTGGTACGACTGCACTCGCCGTCGGTGGTATCGGTCTAGCCGCTCTCGGTGTCACCAAGCAGCTGTACGACATGGGCGAGAACTGGGACCGCATCGGCGACACCATCAGCGGCCGGACAGGCAAGGTTGGCGAAGATCTAACCCAGATCACCGATTCGATTCGCCGCGTCGCAAGGGATAGCTCGGTCGACATCGAGAAGATCGCCGAGGTCGGCGGTGAGCTGGCCAAAACTCTTAAGTTAATTGGGCAGCCGCTGGACGACATGACGCGCCGGGTTTCCGACCTCGATGCGCTCACGGGCGAGAACCTGAATATCGACAATCTGACGAAACTCTTCCACGGGTTCAACATCGAAGCTGGCGATCAAGCGAAAGTGCTTGACTCCCTGTACGACACGTACACCAATACCGAGTTCACGATCAACGAACTCGTCTCGACGCTGGCGGTCGCCGGTCCCAAGCTTCGTGGTTTCCATCTCGACCTGGGCGAGTCGGCTGTTCTGCTGAATTCCCTTGCGGAGGCAGGTGTTAACTCGGATACGGCGCTAAAGAGTTTAGGCATCGCGCTTGGCAACCTATCGAAGCCTGCTCAAGGTAAAAGCGCGCTGGCCGATTTCCTCAAGGACGAGCAGGGCCGCACGATCGAGCAGCGCTTCGCCGACGTCGTCAGGAGGATTCACGATCTGGCCGCAGCCGGTGACGAGCTGGGGGCTAACGATCTGGGCAAGAGCGTCTTTGGCAGGTCCTGGACCGATATCGGCGAGCCGATCAAGGGCGACAAGCTCGACGTTGACCATCTCAACGAATCAGTCGAACACACCGGTCATACCATCGCGGCCACCAAGGCGGCGACCGACGATGCCGCACAAGGCTTCCAGAATCTCAAGAACACCATTCAGGTCGACTTGGCACCGGCCGCCAATGTCGTGTTCCAGGACATCAATAACCTGATTCAGCAGTACGTGGTGCGGCCCATCAAAGAGGCCACTGACTTGATCAATGGTCTCAAGAATGCTTGGAACGACAAGAATCCGATTGTCCCCACTCTGCCGCCAGTGACTGACCATCCACTGACACCACCGCCGATAGGGTTCACCGCCGGACACTGGTCGGGCGGGGAGATTTCCGGTGCGGGACCGAAAGGGCAAGACTCGGTGCCGATTTGGGCGGCACCGGGTGAGCATATGTTCACCGCTGACGATGTGGACGCGATGGGTGGTCAGGCCAACGTTTACGCGTTTCGCGCTGCGTTGCATCGTGCCACCGGAGGCGCGGTCGATCCCGTCGGTATGGGTGACCCGTGTTGGCGCGCACTGCAGTTCGCGCAGAGCATCAGCGGCAGCCCATATGGCCCGGCCGCTGGGCCGACCGTTTGGGACTGCAGCGGCTTCATGTCCGACCTCTATGCCATTCTGACCGGCAAGCCATATCAGGGTTCGGAGCGCTACTTCACCACCGAAGCCGATTTCGAGGCACTGGGGTTCGTCAAAGGCTATGACCCCAATTCGCCGTTCAAATCGGCGTGTCCGCGTCCAAGTATGGCGGCGAGCGTCACATGGCCGGTACGTTGCTGGGCTACAACGTCGAATCCGGCGGCGGGCACGGGGGGCCGCTGGTCGGCAAGGGGGCAGCTGGCGCGATGGATCCGCAGTTCCAGCAGCACTACCATCTGCCCGGAAACATCAACAACCTGGCCCCCGTGA
- a CDS encoding carbon-nitrogen hydrolase family protein — protein MPGSITVAAVQAAPLAMEGLPVFGRTDTVAEFTADVVRVREAVAGPALIVYPEIHLFGTDDAETLAKAAEPLDGPLIAALGEVARTADAWLVPGSVLELGDNGELFNTAPVFAPDGSLAASYRKIFPWRPYEKFTPGDTFVTVDIPDVGRLGLSICYDAWFPELSRHLAWMGADVIINVVKTTTPDRFQELVLARANSIVNQVFTVSVNCAGPVGMGRSIIVDPEGAVLQESPDETPEVFYQHIDFGAVAAVRERGTAGTNRMWDQFGPSDRSIPLPLYGGRIDPQRWSPSNHHAE, from the coding sequence GTGCCCGGATCGATCACCGTCGCTGCGGTTCAGGCAGCACCGCTGGCGATGGAAGGTCTTCCGGTGTTCGGCCGGACCGACACCGTTGCGGAGTTCACGGCCGACGTCGTGCGCGTCCGCGAGGCGGTGGCGGGCCCGGCGTTGATCGTCTATCCCGAGATCCATCTGTTCGGCACCGACGACGCCGAAACCCTCGCCAAGGCCGCCGAACCGCTGGACGGTCCGCTGATTGCGGCCCTCGGTGAGGTCGCCCGTACCGCCGACGCGTGGCTGGTGCCGGGCTCGGTGCTGGAGCTGGGCGACAACGGCGAATTGTTCAACACCGCACCGGTTTTCGCGCCCGACGGTAGCCTGGCGGCGTCCTACCGCAAGATCTTCCCGTGGCGCCCGTACGAGAAGTTCACGCCGGGGGACACCTTCGTCACCGTCGACATCCCCGACGTCGGCCGGCTCGGGTTGTCCATCTGCTACGACGCCTGGTTCCCTGAACTGAGCCGCCACCTGGCCTGGATGGGCGCCGACGTGATCATCAACGTCGTCAAGACCACCACGCCGGACCGCTTTCAGGAACTGGTGCTGGCCCGGGCGAATTCGATTGTGAACCAGGTGTTCACGGTGAGCGTCAACTGCGCGGGCCCCGTCGGGATGGGCCGCAGCATCATCGTCGACCCGGAAGGTGCTGTGCTGCAAGAAAGCCCGGATGAGACACCCGAAGTGTTCTATCAGCACATCGACTTCGGAGCCGTCGCCGCGGTACGCGAACGCGGCACCGCCGGAACCAACCGGATGTGGGACCAGTTCGGGCCGTCCGACCGCTCGATACCGCTCCCGCTCTACGGTGGCCGCATCGATCCGCAGCGCTGGTCACCCTCGAACCACCACGCCGAATGA
- a CDS encoding type 2 periplasmic-binding domain-containing protein, which produces MRVGIVVRSPDGQILEAAILLPLDGPETYSPELNDQLEDILIDSLRDAGLSTPEPVIQASDVPHLGGHWVPGPADIEFLVSLVLAVPLGVAANTLSDALKPRLRQRFGARPNAAHDVALRAEMRAMLASDGDQMARTQIEGMFGVPGSELEAVSAGLSGSNGLYIYRGQDGSQFTVNVDIEDGFFLHVIRNWPGAPSAPAVEESSGDGGS; this is translated from the coding sequence ATGCGCGTAGGGATAGTGGTCAGGTCACCCGACGGCCAAATCTTGGAGGCGGCCATACTCTTGCCGCTAGATGGCCCCGAGACGTACTCCCCAGAACTGAATGATCAACTCGAAGACATCCTCATCGACTCTCTTCGAGACGCTGGCTTGTCGACTCCCGAGCCGGTGATTCAGGCAAGTGATGTTCCCCACCTCGGCGGTCATTGGGTGCCCGGGCCTGCCGATATCGAATTCCTGGTGAGCCTGGTTCTGGCTGTCCCGCTAGGTGTTGCCGCCAACACGCTGTCGGATGCGCTGAAACCCAGACTGAGACAGCGATTTGGCGCGCGTCCAAATGCCGCCCACGACGTGGCCCTACGGGCCGAAATGCGCGCGATGCTCGCATCAGACGGCGATCAAATGGCACGGACTCAGATTGAGGGAATGTTCGGCGTGCCGGGGAGTGAATTGGAAGCCGTTAGCGCGGGTCTGAGCGGCTCCAACGGGCTGTATATTTATCGCGGACAAGATGGGTCACAATTCACCGTGAATGTTGATATCGAGGATGGCTTTTTTCTCCACGTCATTCGGAACTGGCCTGGGGCGCCCAGCGCCCCAGCGGTGGAGGAATCATCCGGCGACGGCGGTTCGTAA
- the der gene encoding ribosome biogenesis GTPase Der produces the protein MSSESSDGTWADESDWELGAAEVAEAIEEAAAPPPVVAVVGRPNVGKSTLVNRILGRREAVVQDIPGVTRDRVSYDANWMGRRFMVQDTGGWEPDAKGLQQLVADQAQVAMRTADAIILVVDAVVGATAADEAAARLLRRSGKPVFLAANKVDTERGEADAAALWSLGIGEPHPISAMHGRGVADLLDEVMAKLPEVSELSGGGGGPRRVALVGKPNVGKSSLLNRLAGDERSVVHDVAGTTVDPVDSLIELGGKVWRFIDTAGLRRKVGQASGHEFYASVRTHGAIDAAEVVMVLIDGSQPLTEQDQRVLSMVIEAGRALVLVFNKWDLVDEDRRYELDREIERQLAQVQWAPRVNISAKTGRAVQKLVPALETSLASWDMRISTGQLNTFLKEVIAATPPPVRGGKQPRILFATQAATRPPTFVLFTSGFLEAGYRRFLERRLRETFGFEGSPIRINVRVREKRGAPKRR, from the coding sequence ATGAGCTCGGAATCCTCCGACGGAACGTGGGCTGACGAAAGCGACTGGGAACTCGGTGCGGCTGAGGTCGCCGAGGCGATCGAAGAGGCCGCCGCGCCACCACCTGTGGTTGCCGTGGTGGGCCGGCCGAATGTCGGCAAGTCCACTTTGGTGAACCGGATCCTCGGCCGGCGGGAAGCTGTCGTGCAGGACATCCCCGGCGTGACCCGCGACCGGGTGTCCTATGACGCCAACTGGATGGGCCGGCGATTCATGGTGCAGGACACCGGCGGATGGGAGCCCGACGCCAAAGGGCTGCAACAGCTCGTGGCCGATCAGGCGCAGGTCGCGATGCGTACGGCCGACGCCATCATCCTGGTGGTCGACGCCGTGGTCGGGGCGACCGCGGCCGACGAGGCCGCAGCCAGGCTGCTGCGCAGGTCCGGCAAGCCGGTTTTCTTGGCGGCCAACAAGGTCGACACCGAACGTGGTGAGGCCGACGCTGCCGCGTTGTGGTCGCTGGGCATCGGGGAACCCCACCCGATCAGCGCCATGCACGGGCGCGGGGTCGCCGACCTGCTCGATGAGGTGATGGCGAAACTGCCCGAGGTGTCGGAACTGTCCGGCGGGGGCGGTGGCCCGCGGCGCGTCGCTCTGGTGGGCAAGCCCAACGTCGGTAAGAGCTCGCTGCTCAACCGGCTGGCCGGCGACGAGCGGTCGGTGGTGCACGACGTGGCCGGCACCACGGTCGATCCCGTCGACTCATTGATCGAATTGGGCGGCAAGGTCTGGCGCTTCATCGACACCGCGGGGCTGCGCCGCAAGGTCGGGCAGGCCAGCGGTCACGAGTTCTACGCCTCGGTGCGCACGCACGGTGCGATCGACGCCGCCGAAGTCGTGATGGTTTTGATCGACGGATCCCAGCCGCTGACCGAGCAGGACCAGCGAGTGCTGTCGATGGTCATCGAAGCGGGCCGCGCCCTGGTGCTGGTGTTCAACAAGTGGGACCTGGTCGACGAGGACCGGCGCTACGAGTTGGACCGCGAGATCGAACGGCAGCTCGCGCAGGTGCAGTGGGCGCCGCGGGTGAACATCTCGGCCAAGACCGGCCGCGCCGTGCAGAAACTGGTGCCCGCGCTGGAGACCTCGCTGGCGTCGTGGGACATGCGCATCTCGACCGGCCAGCTCAACACCTTCCTCAAGGAGGTGATCGCCGCGACGCCGCCGCCGGTGCGTGGCGGCAAGCAGCCCCGGATCCTGTTCGCCACCCAGGCCGCGACTCGTCCACCGACGTTCGTGCTCTTCACGTCGGGCTTCCTGGAGGCCGGTTACCGCCGGTTCCTGGAGCGCCGGCTGCGTGAGACGTTCGGTTTCGAGGGCAGCCCGATTCGGATCAACGTGCGGGTCCGCGAGAAGAGGGGCGCTCCCAAGCGTCGATAG
- a CDS encoding APC family permease codes for MTQTATGYPTLVRALGLRSLVLFGLAYMTPLIVLGIFGVVAAATAGASASAYLIALVAMLFTASSYGRMAAAYPVSGSAYTYVRRTIDTRIGFLTGWAVLLDYLFLPMVIWLIGAAYLEAQFPAVPGWLWVIGFILITTALNVIGIKVADKANYLLMAFQLLVIVLFVALSVASVFRNAGAGGLVSASPFTGIGASIGGVTAGAAIAAYCFLGFDAVTTFTEEAVEPRKNMPRAIMLIALIGGSIFLLVAYTTQLVHPGGEFSDSSSAALEIAKQIGGNLFGAVFLAGLILAQFASGIAAQASASRLLFAMGRDGTLPRSVFGKINAKFRTPAANLVMVGVVGLLAVFLDVATSTSFINFGAFVAFTLVNVSVIVYYFRQRAAGVAHNPLFYVVAPAIGAVITSYLLMQLDSRAIILGLSWLGIGIVVLAVTSHGFKELPPEIAVDEAEIEIAEPAAQ; via the coding sequence ATGACCCAAACCGCCACCGGGTATCCGACTTTGGTGCGTGCCCTCGGGTTGCGCTCGCTGGTGCTGTTCGGCCTGGCGTACATGACGCCGCTGATCGTGCTCGGCATCTTCGGGGTGGTCGCCGCTGCGACGGCAGGCGCCTCGGCGTCGGCCTACCTGATCGCGTTGGTGGCCATGCTGTTCACCGCGTCCAGTTACGGTCGCATGGCCGCGGCCTACCCGGTATCGGGCTCGGCCTACACCTACGTGCGGCGCACCATCGACACCCGCATCGGATTCCTCACCGGCTGGGCGGTGCTGCTCGATTATCTGTTCCTGCCCATGGTCATCTGGCTGATCGGGGCGGCGTACCTGGAGGCGCAATTCCCCGCCGTGCCAGGCTGGCTGTGGGTCATCGGCTTCATCTTGATCACCACGGCGCTCAACGTCATCGGCATCAAGGTCGCCGACAAGGCCAACTACCTGCTCATGGCGTTCCAGCTGTTGGTCATCGTGCTGTTCGTGGCGCTTTCGGTCGCCTCGGTGTTCCGCAACGCCGGCGCCGGTGGTCTGGTCAGCGCGAGCCCGTTCACCGGGATCGGCGCGAGCATCGGGGGAGTGACCGCCGGTGCTGCCATCGCCGCCTACTGTTTCCTGGGTTTCGACGCGGTCACCACATTCACCGAGGAGGCCGTCGAGCCCCGCAAGAACATGCCGCGCGCCATCATGCTCATCGCGCTGATCGGCGGTTCGATCTTCCTGCTTGTCGCCTACACCACCCAATTGGTACATCCCGGAGGGGAATTCAGCGATTCGTCGTCGGCGGCGCTGGAGATCGCCAAGCAGATCGGTGGCAACCTGTTCGGGGCGGTGTTCCTCGCCGGTCTGATCCTGGCGCAGTTCGCCTCCGGGATCGCCGCGCAGGCTTCGGCGTCGCGGTTGCTGTTCGCTATGGGCCGCGACGGAACGCTGCCGCGGTCGGTGTTCGGCAAGATCAACGCGAAGTTCCGCACGCCCGCGGCCAATCTGGTGATGGTCGGCGTGGTGGGTCTGCTGGCGGTGTTCCTCGACGTGGCGACCTCGACATCGTTCATCAACTTCGGTGCGTTCGTCGCGTTCACGCTCGTGAACGTGTCCGTCATCGTCTACTACTTCCGCCAGCGCGCCGCGGGTGTGGCGCACAATCCGCTGTTCTACGTCGTGGCACCCGCGATCGGTGCGGTCATCACGTCGTATCTCCTGATGCAGCTCGACAGCCGGGCGATCATCCTCGGGCTGAGCTGGCTGGGCATCGGCATCGTGGTGCTGGCCGTGACCAGCCACGGGTTCAAGGAGCTGCCGCCGGAGATCGCAGTCGACGAAGCCGAGATCGAGATCGCCGAACCTGCGGCACAGTGA
- a CDS encoding nitrilase-related carbon-nitrogen hydrolase: MKVALAQIGSGTDVAANLEQIAAAATAAQADGAEVVLFPEYAMYEKPVVDGTFAEVAEPLDGPFGSSLAVLAARLGIAVVAGLVESNPDEPARPFNTLAAWSASGAFLGRHRKALLYDVGMFSESTYISAGDIAEPSLVRIGSTLFGLQTCYELRFPEISRRQARAGATVLAVLSSWVPGPVKVTQWSTLAGARAIENICHVTAVTQAAPVSTGHSLAVAPDGTVLASLGDAPALVTVSIDASLTERQRQADPRALAVDL; the protein is encoded by the coding sequence GTGAAGGTCGCACTGGCGCAGATCGGTTCGGGCACCGACGTCGCCGCCAACCTCGAGCAGATCGCCGCTGCCGCCACGGCTGCACAAGCCGACGGCGCCGAGGTGGTGCTGTTCCCCGAATACGCCATGTATGAAAAGCCCGTCGTGGACGGCACTTTCGCCGAGGTAGCCGAACCGCTGGACGGGCCGTTCGGTTCGTCTTTGGCAGTACTGGCCGCCCGGCTCGGCATCGCCGTCGTGGCCGGGTTGGTCGAGAGCAACCCGGACGAGCCCGCTCGGCCCTTCAACACCTTGGCCGCCTGGAGTGCTTCCGGGGCGTTTCTCGGGCGGCACCGCAAGGCGCTGCTCTATGACGTCGGGATGTTCAGCGAGTCGACGTACATCAGTGCAGGCGACATCGCGGAGCCCTCCTTGGTGCGCATCGGCTCAACTCTCTTCGGGCTGCAAACCTGCTACGAACTCCGTTTCCCGGAGATCAGCCGGCGCCAAGCGCGGGCGGGTGCGACGGTCCTCGCGGTGCTGTCCTCGTGGGTGCCAGGACCGGTTAAGGTCACGCAGTGGTCGACGCTCGCCGGTGCCCGCGCGATCGAGAACATCTGCCACGTCACCGCCGTCACGCAGGCCGCGCCGGTGTCGACCGGACACAGCCTGGCCGTGGCGCCCGACGGAACCGTGCTCGCATCTCTCGGCGACGCTCCCGCGCTGGTCACGGTGAGCATCGACGCGTCATTGACCGAACGCCAGCGGCAGGCCGACCCTCGTGCACTGGCCGTCGATCTGTGA
- a CDS encoding FadR/GntR family transcriptional regulator, whose protein sequence is MTLQAGDAHPALSAPAVAGITRLSAADTVRARLELAMELELMAAGEKLPAEPDIAEALDVSVATVRRALQSMADEGLVVRRRGRAGGTFVARSGTGVNPGSDRPSATFRADAAEVHRLIDLRALAEDALSAAAAHAATDEEIDALSAIVAEAAATTDWTSYHHADQRFHESVAAASHLDWAMNTYCDVLHGLYRYFIPYPISYLHKVNLEHAQLVDALRHRDSQAASEIARNHVLTLHKTMYVGLRQPT, encoded by the coding sequence ATGACGTTGCAGGCCGGGGATGCGCACCCGGCGTTGAGCGCCCCCGCGGTCGCGGGCATCACCCGCCTCAGTGCGGCCGACACAGTGCGGGCACGGCTCGAACTGGCCATGGAATTGGAACTCATGGCCGCCGGGGAAAAGCTGCCCGCCGAACCCGACATCGCCGAAGCGCTCGACGTCAGTGTCGCCACGGTCCGACGCGCCCTGCAGTCGATGGCCGACGAGGGTCTGGTGGTCCGCCGACGCGGCCGGGCCGGCGGCACCTTCGTCGCCCGCAGCGGCACCGGCGTGAACCCGGGATCCGACCGTCCGTCGGCCACCTTCCGCGCCGACGCCGCCGAGGTGCACCGCCTCATCGACTTGCGCGCGTTGGCCGAAGACGCGCTCAGTGCTGCGGCAGCCCATGCCGCGACCGACGAGGAGATCGACGCGTTGTCGGCCATCGTCGCCGAGGCCGCCGCAACGACCGACTGGACCAGCTATCACCACGCCGATCAGCGCTTCCACGAATCAGTCGCCGCGGCAAGCCATCTCGATTGGGCGATGAACACCTACTGCGACGTGCTGCACGGGCTGTACCGCTACTTCATCCCGTACCCGATCAGCTATCTGCACAAGGTCAACCTCGAACACGCGCAGCTGGTCGACGCCTTGCGACACCGCGACAGCCAGGCGGCCTCCGAGATCGCCCGCAACCACGTGCTGACCCTGCACAAGACGATGTACGTCGGGCTGCGGCAGCCGACCTAG